GTATAAATCAACCATTAACCTTGCAAGTATATAAGGGCTATTTgggtatatttaaaaaatattattggtcTAATGGCATGTTATAGAACAATCGAAAAACTCTCTGACATATTATATAGAAAGTGATAATGCCAATGATAAATTGTTGAATTAAGAGAAACTTAGTGACATAGAGTAtattatctcaaaatataatggAAGGGCTGAAACTAAGGAAAAGGTAGCATATAAAGCTTTCATCAGAAAAAAAGCTACTAGGAAATAGTTCAGGGTCTAGCAGCAAATATTCGAAACGCCCTGTGTGCTGCAATTGGACAGTGGGTCGGATGCGAACAAATAAATCTGATTAAGAAAAAGCATGCCTGCATGGTTGGGGATGCGGAGAAGCAACAGTTCCACTTAATTTGCAAAGCCTGTCTGCCATATTCTTCTTAGTCTGAACACCCTTTGGCATCGCTCTCTCCCCTTCCCAGTTTCCCTAATTATTAAGTACGCCGTACCTGTGTCTAGTCATAACAAAGGCTTTAattattactatatatatataagcagaGCAACTTCCTTGCTAATTAATAATCCCTAGCTACATGCAAGTGgccgatggatggatgcagtaCTAGTATCACAAAAACAACATCGCTGGGTCAATATGAGGtgtagtacgtacgtactacaCTTGGTTCATTGTTTCTGATATGtgtgtcttataatataatctGACGCCACTTGCTCTCTCTGTGTcgtacaaacaaaaattaactAGTAATTTCCTTCCTGATGGAGCCTTCAGAAAGGTTTGGATTCACGGCGTGAGATGACCTAAAATGCCCAACTAATGTGGCTCGGGAATCTTAAACGGATCGAATCACATGTAATCCTCGGTAGTTGAGAACCCTCTCTTGTGTTACTAGTGGTTTTATTAGAAGATGGCtactttttaaggatataCGTACTCGGTTTGTTTCTGAATAGAATCATTTTTAGACTAGCTTAATTAGACAGTACGTACATGTATTAAGAAAGTTAGTAAAATtaaacagaaaatattttgattggttgagatggaaAAATTAGTAGGTAGAAAATTTTAGTGGTGAAAGCTTGTGTTTGGTTGAAAAAATTTGTAGAAGCTTGTGTTTAATtggttggaaaaaaattaatggctAGAActtaattgttatattttgagatgtaTGGAGTAATTGATGGATTTATTCTATGTATAAGCTTGAACAAAACCTATGTTTTCATCTATAATTAATATCTTGAGTacagtttatttaataatagttGTACTAGCTTATTAAACAACTGTAAAAATTACAATTATTCagtcacacacacatatatatatatagcctttttaataaaaaaagaacgaaATAAACCCTGATGAGTTGGGAGTATACAATTAAGTGAAAGCACAAACACTGTGAACACCATTCTATCACTTTAATAATTTGAGATATGCAACTAGATAGGAAGGGGAAACACGTACCACTTGGAGCTTGCTAGCAACAAGAACTTGACGTTGACATCGATGGTACACATACAATGTGCAAgagcataagaaaaacatttgGTTTTGTTGATTATATATGGGCAACAATTAAATATGAGAAATTAACGTACCGCTCCTAGGATTCCCCGCTTTAAGTTTGTAACTAGTTgctccatatatatatccctCGACGAATCTCCTTCCTTCCCCTCTAGAGATGCATACGACTACGGGGacatcttaattttttaactactatcttcatctcaaaatataagtatttttaagttatttagCAGACATTAAGGTTAAGAAAAAAGACTAtgatatcatttaataataaagaatagATAAGGATGGAAGGGGTAGCTAAatgtaatattaaataaaaagtgatCAATAAAGCAAACTGTATAATAAATagtactaaaaataattgcattTTAGGATTAGATctaaatacttaaaatatttatattttggcacGAAACTAGGGAGAACAGCTAGACACATAGTCCACCAACATATAGTACACCAACATATATTTAAGCGTACGAAATTAGGGTTTCCACTTGCCGGTGATGTGAGCTCTCAACCTAAACTGTCGTAGGcctatctatatatgtatgagtagctagctaggtagctTGATTCCCAGCATAAAATAGTCGCGCCAAACTGAAACGCACGTAAAATTGGATCATGATTCACGCAGGCAGAGCCAGAGGAAACTAGCTCAGCAGGGCCGGGGCGCGTGCATTTGGGCGGCCAGATGCATGCACGGTAGCAGCTGCTATCCCCCACAGATGCATATGATATGATTTACACGGCAGAGAGTCCCGCCCCCTCCTACCAAGTTGGATCGAAAAAAAGGTTGGGAGATTGGATTAAACAAGGAGCAGGTGCGTGCGTGGGTGGGTGGCGCTGGAGCAAAACCGCCCATGGAAATTAATTCGGCTCTCGGCCGCCCacagatgctgctgctgcgcgaggaagaagacgacgaccgCCTCCACCAATGGGCGGCCCCCCCTGCCCGCGCGCGTGGGGCCCGCGCATCCATCGTTCGTACCACGGGGCCCGGCCGCCCCCCTGCTCGCtgggggccgccgccgcgtgtgCGCGCGCCAACTCCCGCGGagacgagcgcggcgcgcgatTCGCCGGCAGCGTGCGTTCGTGTTCGCTAGTAGCTAGCTCCATCTATTTATCCATGGACCATGGATCGCCTCTGACGCTGACAACCACCCGCCCAGCCACgggcgccacgcgctgtcatGTGTCCCCCACACGCACCCCCCAATTTATAATCAGATTATTCTTTTGGTTGCTTGCCCTAATTGCCCTTGCCCCCTTATATGTGTGCTTAAGCTGTAACTAATGCAGGGTACCATGTGGTTGTGGAACTATTTTATCATGTTTGCTTGTGCCGCTCGATCTATGCATGCTAATAATGACGGTTAGATCATTGGTGCATCAACATTTGTGTCTCCATTTTTGTGGTCAACCTCTCCTGGTCATTGCGCTGTATCAAACCGATTGACTAGAGTTGCACGACTCTATCCATCTGGATTTAAATCATGGTGTATATAAATACTACACACGGCTCACTGTCAATAGACATTCAATGTGGTGACGCGTTCCTCATTGTATTTTTTGATTCGCGGGAAATAAgtccaaaatttttatttataagaatatagtagtaataaatcttgcaaaactttaatatagtatatatttacatgtataaacgCTTTGTATAAATGTTTTTGCATTTTCTCTACTTTTACATGTATTATTTGACTTGGCATCCTCGCTATATaccatatcaaatatttaattagttttgaattttgaccACTGATGTATAATATCTCCGTTTCAGagtataagactttctagcaatAAATAgccatcaaaaaatatgaaaaaaaacttaaaaagatggattaatatgagttacatcactctacaaacatgcaagtttaaattcaacttctacaagttgtagtaaaaaaacaaataaaattgaaactaactatacgcatattcataattgtttttgttatttttgctacaacttgtagaagatgaatttaaacttgcatgttggtgaagtgatataactcatattaaagtatcttgttaaattttttcatattttttatgactatctatatgacatgcaagcaacgggtgtatatacacccgtgtgctaaaaaactgcttctCATCTGTTTCGtagtgtaagactttctatatCATTGTCTTAATTCATACAGATactaactaatatatattgatctatgGATGAATGTAGAcgtaactaaaaaagtcataaaatacaaaacaaagggactattatatattaagagaaaaagaaagaaaaggatgaTGAGAGAACATGCATATCCGAGAGTATTCGAACACAGTTGGCCTGAGCTCCTTGGCCACCGGTCTATAATACCatttctcctcctccgtggAGTTATCTCGGAGAAACATGTCACGATTGAGGCATCATAGCTCTTTGGTTTAGCAGATCTTAGCACTTTGGGGGAGCAGACTAGGGACGAAGCCAAGAATATAGCCAAACCCAAGGGGCTTAACAATGCATCTTGCTTTAATATGTAcctccaaaatttttatacttttttttgtaGGATCTTAAAAGGGATCAAGGAGAGAAACCCCACCTAGATGAACTCAATCAATCCCTAACTATTGCTCTAGACTCGATCCTTACCCGGAGCAGACTATATATCATCAAATCAATCGCTCACAAATTGGCGAGAGTTGCagcaatatattattgttgGAATTTTTGTAACATGGtttgttcttttaaaaatgaagAGGGTAGTGAAAtaacaaacacacacacatgttaCACCTCGCAAAGAAACCGTCAAAACCAACTCAATGTTCAGGAGTAAGTGGTGATTAGACGAAACCACGGCTCATGagatagttaattaattaattatgcttcGTTCCAGAGTCGTTACACTATATCTATTTAGTTTTCTGCTAGCTACACTGAGGTGGTTTTCATATGATATATGCATGCCTAGCTAGGtcagcatgcagcagcagcagcagcttgaaTGGAGTACACAGAGGATTACAGTTTCTTCGTCTCTCCTAACACCGGGTTTCTAATTAGTCGGAACCTTCTGTCGGATCCCTTTCTTTTTGAGGCAAGTACACAATATATATTCAACTCCCACATAAGTTAATAAGGTTAATTCAACCTAGGACCACTTGGTCAGCCTGATGGATGACCATCATCACGTACCTAGTTTAATACAATTGAAGTTTAGTTTTAGCTTAGAGATGGATGGATTGGAGAACGTACGTACAGTGGATGAGGGGCATTAGGGTAACTTGAGATGTTAGGAGAAAACCAGCTTTCCACTCCCAGAGAAACCGGAGGCTTTCCAGTCCGGTGCCGGGAACCCACGGCTCCACCTCCCAACGCTTTATATACACCGAACCCTCTCCTTCCCCGcccacaccaccaccaccaccatttcCTAGCCTCCTTCTACCGAGCTAGCTGCTTGCATTGCTGCTCGTCGTCTAGCTCGCGCTTCTCGATTTCCCTTCCGGCGTGCCGGCTTGCTCTTGCTAGGACGATGCGGATGAGCTGCAACGGGTGCCGCGTGCTGCGCAAGGGGTGCAGCGACAACTGCGCCATACGCCCTTGCCTACAGTGGATTCGCAGCCCGGATGCGCAGGCCAACGCCACCGTCTTCCTCGCTAAGTTCTACGGCCGCGCCGGTCTCATCAACCTCATCACCGCCGGCCCCGAACACGTCCGTCCTGGTACGTTGCTAGCTTGCACGTCTAGGCTAGCTAGGTAGCTACTTGAGTTCCATCGACATGGTCATGGCCGGCCCCGGCCGGAGTAGCTTGATGAGTTCGTTCGTTCTCGCTCTGACTTCGCTTGCATTCAATTCGTGCAGCCATATTCAGGTCACTGCTGTACGAGGCCTGCGGCCGCATGCTGAACCCGGTGTACGGATCCGTCGGCCTCCTCTGGTCGGGCAACTGGCAGCTCTgccagtccgccgtcgagtcGGTCCTCCGAGGCATGCCGAtcgcgcagccgccgccctccgctaCGGCCGTCCCCCCGCTCCCGACGTGCGACATCCGCCATGTCGGCAGGAGAGGCGACCACGGCGCCAGCCCACTTGCCGACCTCCATCGCCTGGACAACAGCTCGCGCCCCAAGTTCAAgcgacccggcggcgccggccacaGGTCCGACGTCTCTTCCTTCGAGCTCGTCTTCTCCAAGCCCTCTGCCGCCATGGCGATCGATGTGGTCAGGCAGGCACAGCCACTCAACTGGGCGCCGGGAGCACTGAGCCACGAGTCAGCGAGCCACGACGCCGTCCCGCCGGAGAGCGAAGGTCACAGCAACGACACGGCTGACACAGTCGACGGCTCTCATGTCAGCCAgtcggagccggagccgaGAGCGACCGAGGTGCACGATGCCGGCCTAGACCTCACATTAGGTTTGCAGCCTGCGCCGGTGCAAAAGGCCGAGCCAGCAGACAGCGACGGCAGCAACCATGATCGGAAGGAGAAGCCGGTGGAGCTCGGCTTGGCGAtctcaacttcggtagcagctCAATGACCGATCAATATATAATCAAATTTCCAATGAACATACTGATAGAAATATATGGATCAGATTCAGAGGGGTCTTTTGACGGTCGtaagtgttaattaattaggtgtTAATCCATAGGAGCTAGTCACTTTGATATCTTCCAATATTGGAAGCATCGATATGTAATAATCATCTGCctttttttatccttcatatactgtcatattcatttttctctttccatCTTACCCTTTAGTTTGAGATTAAAATTTCCATGTATAGAGAGTTTGATGTATGCATGCGTTACTATGAAACCGATATATAGCACCTGAAGGATTCGTGTACGTCATGCATATGTGCATGCGTGTTATTTCTGGTACAGGAACTATATAGAGGAATTACTCTGTTAACTTAGGAATTCTGAGTCATTATATTGATGGAAGACTAAATCAACTAGCTAGGATGCACACCTAAtcagatgaatatatatttgttccatgttgcaaaaaatatcaattttcttgTAAATCACCAAACTAATGACGTTCATATTTGTATGTAGATTTTTGACTTAATATTTGAGCTTGTGTAGATTTCTTGatgacgaaaaaaaaaagcaaagaatTCCCAGATCAGtatgcaagaaaattttcctcCGAGGTAAAGGAGTTCACAGAAGTTGGAACTTGAAAAGAGTTCGATCTGACTGtccatatatatgtgatgCACATGGACCTTATCTAGTTGTTCTTTGTCCACCTTAATGTGTGTGTACAGTACAATGTAGATGCACAAGCAGCTGAGAAAGAAAGACAAgtcttttaattaatttcttgcaATACTTGTGTGTTGcccagagaaaaaaaatacttgtgtgtgcctagctagcttgcagagagagagagagagagagaccttTAAATTTCTTGGTGCATGCGGCGCCCCCACAGAGGAAGAGGTTCAATGTATATGGCAAAAGTATGAGGAATGGGAGGCCaaattgcacaaaaaaaatggaaaagttAGCTAGGGTTTGATCACCTCCAAGCAGGGAGAACAAGACTGACAAATGAAGCGCATAAAGCACTTGTTTAGACAATTTGCCAACTAGTTAATTAAGTATCTCGCCAATGGTGTACTGCATGCATCACCAACTATATatactgctagctagctagctgctactTTAAAACTTGATGCAGACATATTATTGTATATTTGAGCAAATTAATCTGACCTATCCCCGGACGCCGTCCAAAGCGGTGTGCAGTGCAACATTATTTGGCTTGCACGCATAAGATAAATACTCGTACTACGTACTGTACGTATGTATCCAGCTGTATCAGTAAGTataatgagcaattttacagtacttgagtaggtaccatgaggtactaaaattttagtgtaaaatttgatatctcttattacctaggtaccaagaggtaccaaaattttacactgaaaatttGGTACTACCTTCTCAaagactgtaaaattactcaagTATTATATACATAGTTTCTTAAATTAGGtagaaatactccctccatattttttttatatgatgccgttgatttttaggttcACGTTTaacctttcgtcttattcaaaaatatataattattaattattttgttataatatgatttgttattatagaaactttaaggatgctttataattttgcatatttaaatagtataaattttgaataagacgaatgatcaaacatagattcaaaaattaacggtgtcataaaaaaaatatagagggagtattatataTGGCCAACATCGATCAGTATATTTGTCTCTAATTCTCAATGGATGAATTAATGGCAAAATCTACATATCATATATGCATGAGCTAGCAGGTTATTCTGAAACTacgtacatacatatattatacgTTGTCATATTGTCCTTATATATTGCTAAAACTAGAAAACCTATTAGAGCCAAAAGCTTGTTAATTTGGACGTCGTCGTCAGTACGCAACGGCGAGACGTAATACCTACATATCTGTACGTTCTGGTATAGTGCCGGAAATTAAAGAAGAGCAAGCAAATCGTATGTATTTTAATTCTGGGCCGGGAGTAACTAATTTTCTCCACCGGAATTAAAACGTTAATTACGTACAAATGACCTAGCTAATTAATCCTGATGCATGCTGGTGGTGCGACTAGTGGAGGACTACTAGAGCCCACACGCTCGTTTCGTAGTCCTATATGGCGATATCCATGTCGTGTATCACGTAGCAGCTGGGCGGTCACTTGCAGAATTACAGTGTTTAAGttgccatgcatgtgcttgaATATctgatattatatatgtatatatatagtcaagTATATAGGGAGAAAGCATACGCATGTGTTTTTAATTAGATGGTGGGAAAGAATATCTATGTGTAAAATAATAACCACACGAAAGTATCTTGCATGCATGACAGATACACTTCATTTTCACACATATCGTGCATCATGTTCACCCTCATCCTTTCGTTtatttcgcttatgcttataaattaaaatttaatttttcttaatcttaaattcagagttgattttacggttttcattgaaatttattttttattttttacttttagatcgctaagaacatacatataaaagttttattcataaattattttttgcttgcaaatatattaatgAATAAGTCAAAAGATGggcaactattatatatatttgttaggGTGAGTTTAACGGTGAGAGCAGAATAAGAATAAGATAACGCAAAACGATGTACCTTACCAATGAGCCatagattaaattttaactattataaacttaaaaaatcgatgaatatgattttaaataaGCAACTTTaagatagaatttttttcttccagaAAACACACCTTCTAGGGCTTATTCGATTTGGAGGAATTTCTAATCACTCACGTGAGTAGGAAAAGTTGAGGAATAGTAATGCGCACACACACCAatctaaaatgatttttttatgaaaaattttctttgtttcatctCTACCATGTGAGCTAGCATGTAAAACGCTGTGGATTGTTAGCGTATAGTTAATTAAGTATGAGTTATTAAAAGCTAAGAATGTTTCTATTTGggttttaagaaaattatacaatttttttaataaaaaatacacccaAAAGCTTAAGAAGCAtgctcatggaaaaaaataagggtCTGGCTCATCCAATAAGCTAAAAAGAATATTGTCTACTTTATTATTCACATTTGTGCTTTTATTTACTCTAGAGGTACGTACTTCATTAATCCAATAAGATACTTTTTACGgttgtaatataaaatatttagagaatttttattgttgttttatattgatatattatatacatatgtattttttttttgcaaagacATGGTACCATCCATCTGTGTTGGGCTTTTCCACTGATCATGGTACCATCGGTTCCTGAGGAGCGCATGCAGTACTCATCTGTGTGTTGACTAACCGGCATTGATGAGCTTTCACATCGGTGCCAGAGATTTATTATCGGGTATAAGgtgatgtttagattgagaaaatttttgagagaaatgtcacgtcaaatatttaatcgAATGTCAGAAGcgattttcggacacgaatgaaaaaacgaatttcacgattagcctagaaaccgcgagacgaaccttttgagtctaattaatccgtcattagcacatgttggttactgtagcacttatggctaatcatgggctaattaggctcaaaagatgcgtctcaagatttcttttataactgtgcaattagttttttggtttgtttaatgctttatttaggtgtccaaaaatttgatgtgatgtttttgaaaaaaaatggaaactaaacaaggccttagattgagaaaatttttaggagaagtgtcacatcaaatgtttgaccggatgtcgaaaggggtttttggacacgaatgaaaaaatcgaatttcatggctagcctagaaaccgcgagacggatcttttgaacctaattaatccgtcattagcacatgtttgttactatagcacttatggctaatcatgggctaattaggctcaaaagattcgtctcaagatttcttccataactatgcaattagttttttggttcatctatgtttaatgctttatttaggtgtccaaaaattcgatgtgatgtttttgaaaaaaaattaggaactaaacaaggcctaagtgttactatctccgtttcatatggtaagactttctatgcttaaattcatcaattataatatatatatatatatatatatatatgtgtgtctaaattcatcagtattcatatgaatctagaaaagtctagaaaatcttatattataaaacggagggactGCTAATCATTCAATGAGTGTTTCTATAGTAGTGGGTGTATGTATATGCATGGCCCACCGGCTATCACACAAACAAGAAAGTCCATCAAAATGCACAACTGAAGATAAGGGTCTCGGT
This is a stretch of genomic DNA from Oryza brachyantha chromosome 1, ObraRS2, whole genome shotgun sequence. It encodes these proteins:
- the LOC102721775 gene encoding LOB domain-containing protein 40, with amino-acid sequence MRMSCNGCRVLRKGCSDNCAIRPCLQWIRSPDAQANATVFLAKFYGRAGLINLITAGPEHVRPAIFRSLLYEACGRMLNPVYGSVGLLWSGNWQLCQSAVESVLRGMPIAQPPPSATAVPPLPTCDIRHVGRRGDHGASPLADLHRLDNSSRPKFKRPGGAGHRSDVSSFELVFSKPSAAMAIDVVRQAQPLNWAPGALSHESASHDAVPPESEGHSNDTADTVDGSHVSQSEPEPRATEVHDAGLDLTLGLQPAPVQKAEPADSDGSNHDRKEKPVELGLAISTSVAAQ